Proteins found in one Odocoileus virginianus isolate 20LAN1187 ecotype Illinois unplaced genomic scaffold, Ovbor_1.2 Unplaced_Contig_23, whole genome shotgun sequence genomic segment:
- the DGAT1 gene encoding diacylglycerol O-acyltransferase 1 isoform X1, producing the protein MGDRGGAGGSRRRRTGSRPSIQGGSGPAAAEEEVRDVGAGGDAPVRDTDKDGDVDVGSGHWDLRCHRLQDSLFSSDSGFSNYRGILNWCVVMLILSNARLFLENLIKYGILVDPIQVVSLFLKDPYSWPALCLVIVANIFAVAAFQVEKRLAVGALTEQVGLLLHGVNLATILCFPAAVAFLLESITPVGSVLALMVYTILFLKLFSYRDVNLWCRERRAGAKAKAALAGKKANGGAAQRTVSYPDNLTYRDLYYFLFAPTLCYELNFPRSPRIRKRFLLRRLLEMLFLTQLQVGLIQQWMVPAIQNSMKPFKDMDYSRIVERLLKLAVPNHLIWLIFFYWLFHSCLNAVAELMQFGDREFYRDWWNSESITYFWQNWNIPVHKWCLRHFYKPMLRRGSSKWAARTGVFLASAFFHEYLVSIPLRMFRLWAFTGMMAQIPLAWIVGRFFRGNYGNAAVWLSLIIGQPVAVLMYVHDYYVLNYEAPTAGA; encoded by the exons ATGGGCGACCGCGGCGGCGCGGGCGGCTCCCGGCGCCGGAGGACGGGGTCGCGGCCTTCAATCCAGGGCGGCAGTGGGCCCGCGGCAGCGGAAGAGGAGGTGCGGGATGTGGGCGCCGGAGGGGACGCGCCGGTCCGGGACACAGACAAGGACGGAGACGTAGACGTGGGCAGCGGCCACTGGGACCTGAG GTGTCACCGCCTGCAGGACTCTCTGTTTAGTTCTGACAGTGGCTTCAGCAACTACCGCGGCATCCTGAATTGGTGTGTGGTGATGCTG ATCTTAAGCAACGCACGGTTATTTCTAGAGAACCTCATCAA GTACGGCATCCTGGTGGACCCCATCCAGGTGGTGTCTCTGTTCTTGAAGGACCCTTACAGCTGGCCAGCCCTGTGCCTGGTCATTG TGGCCAATATCTTTGCCGTGGCTGCGTTCCAGGTGGAGAAGCGCCTGGCCGTG ggagcccTGACGGAACAGGTGGGGCTGCTGCTGCACGGGGTCAACCTGGCCACCATTCTCTGCTTCCCAGCGGCGGTGGCCTTCCTCCTTGAGTCCATCACTCCAg TGGGCTCCGTGCTGGCCCTGATGGTCTACACCATCCTCTTCCTCAAGCTGTTCTCCTACCGGGACGTCAATCTCTGGTGCCGAGAGCGCAGGGCTGGGGCCAAGGCCAAGGCTG CTTTGGCAGGTAAGAAGGCCAACGGGGGAGCTGCCCAGCGCACCGTGAGCTATCCCGACAACCTGACCTACCGCG ATCTCTACTACTTCCTCTTCGCCCCCACCCTGTGCTACGAGCTCAACTTCCCCCGCTCCCCCCGCATCCGAAAGCGCTTCCTGCTGCGGcgactcctggagatg CTGTTCCTCACCCAGCTCCAGGTGGGGCTGATCCAGCAG TGGATGGTCCCAGCCATCCAGAACTCCATGAAGCCCTTCAAG GACATGGACTACTCCCGCATCGTGGAGCGCCTACTGAAACTGGCG GTCCCCAATCACCTCATCTGGCTCATCTTCTTCTACTGGCTCTTCCACTCCTGCCTGAACGCCGTGGCCGAGCTCATGCAGTTTGGAGACCGCGAGTTCTACCGGGACTGGTG gAACTCGGAGTCGATCACCTACTTTTGGCAGAATTGGAACATCCCTGTTCACAAGTGGTGCCTCAG ACACTTCTACAAGCCCATGCTCCGGCGGGGCAGCAGCAAGTGGGCAGCCAGGACAGGGGTGTTCTTGGCCTCTGCCTTCTTCCATGAG TACTTGGTGAGCATCCCCCTGCGCATGTTCCGCCTCTGGGCCTTCACCGGCATGATGGCACAG ATCCCGCTGGCCTGGATAGTGGGCCGCTTCTTCCGTGGGAACTATGGCAACGCAGCCGTGTGGCTGTCACTCATCATCGGGCAGCCAGTGGCCGTCCTCATGTATGTCCATGACTACTACGTGCTCAACTACGAGGCCCCGACAGCCGGGGCCTGA
- the DGAT1 gene encoding diacylglycerol O-acyltransferase 1 isoform X2: MCSPGQTWRRCHRLQDSLFSSDSGFSNYRGILNWCVVMLILSNARLFLENLIKYGILVDPIQVVSLFLKDPYSWPALCLVIVANIFAVAAFQVEKRLAVGALTEQVGLLLHGVNLATILCFPAAVAFLLESITPVGSVLALMVYTILFLKLFSYRDVNLWCRERRAGAKAKAALAGKKANGGAAQRTVSYPDNLTYRDLYYFLFAPTLCYELNFPRSPRIRKRFLLRRLLEMLFLTQLQVGLIQQWMVPAIQNSMKPFKDMDYSRIVERLLKLAVPNHLIWLIFFYWLFHSCLNAVAELMQFGDREFYRDWWNSESITYFWQNWNIPVHKWCLRHFYKPMLRRGSSKWAARTGVFLASAFFHEYLVSIPLRMFRLWAFTGMMAQIPLAWIVGRFFRGNYGNAAVWLSLIIGQPVAVLMYVHDYYVLNYEAPTAGA; the protein is encoded by the exons ATGTGCAGCCCAGGACAGACCTGGAGGAG GTGTCACCGCCTGCAGGACTCTCTGTTTAGTTCTGACAGTGGCTTCAGCAACTACCGCGGCATCCTGAATTGGTGTGTGGTGATGCTG ATCTTAAGCAACGCACGGTTATTTCTAGAGAACCTCATCAA GTACGGCATCCTGGTGGACCCCATCCAGGTGGTGTCTCTGTTCTTGAAGGACCCTTACAGCTGGCCAGCCCTGTGCCTGGTCATTG TGGCCAATATCTTTGCCGTGGCTGCGTTCCAGGTGGAGAAGCGCCTGGCCGTG ggagcccTGACGGAACAGGTGGGGCTGCTGCTGCACGGGGTCAACCTGGCCACCATTCTCTGCTTCCCAGCGGCGGTGGCCTTCCTCCTTGAGTCCATCACTCCAg TGGGCTCCGTGCTGGCCCTGATGGTCTACACCATCCTCTTCCTCAAGCTGTTCTCCTACCGGGACGTCAATCTCTGGTGCCGAGAGCGCAGGGCTGGGGCCAAGGCCAAGGCTG CTTTGGCAGGTAAGAAGGCCAACGGGGGAGCTGCCCAGCGCACCGTGAGCTATCCCGACAACCTGACCTACCGCG ATCTCTACTACTTCCTCTTCGCCCCCACCCTGTGCTACGAGCTCAACTTCCCCCGCTCCCCCCGCATCCGAAAGCGCTTCCTGCTGCGGcgactcctggagatg CTGTTCCTCACCCAGCTCCAGGTGGGGCTGATCCAGCAG TGGATGGTCCCAGCCATCCAGAACTCCATGAAGCCCTTCAAG GACATGGACTACTCCCGCATCGTGGAGCGCCTACTGAAACTGGCG GTCCCCAATCACCTCATCTGGCTCATCTTCTTCTACTGGCTCTTCCACTCCTGCCTGAACGCCGTGGCCGAGCTCATGCAGTTTGGAGACCGCGAGTTCTACCGGGACTGGTG gAACTCGGAGTCGATCACCTACTTTTGGCAGAATTGGAACATCCCTGTTCACAAGTGGTGCCTCAG ACACTTCTACAAGCCCATGCTCCGGCGGGGCAGCAGCAAGTGGGCAGCCAGGACAGGGGTGTTCTTGGCCTCTGCCTTCTTCCATGAG TACTTGGTGAGCATCCCCCTGCGCATGTTCCGCCTCTGGGCCTTCACCGGCATGATGGCACAG ATCCCGCTGGCCTGGATAGTGGGCCGCTTCTTCCGTGGGAACTATGGCAACGCAGCCGTGTGGCTGTCACTCATCATCGGGCAGCCAGTGGCCGTCCTCATGTATGTCCATGACTACTACGTGCTCAACTACGAGGCCCCGACAGCCGGGGCCTGA